The genomic stretch TCTGAGCATGAACTGATAGCAAGGAAGTGAACAAGGCAGATGCAGTGGCACTGTGTAAAGGCATCAGAGATTGCGCGCCAGCCAACTCCACAGGAAGCCTACATTCCCATCATCATTCAGTCAGCAAATAAAACATGCTTAATACTCATACTAATCTCTCATGTGTACATTAATCACACTGCAAAACATGGCTCTAACTTAGGCAGCATAGTAGAAAAGATTGTATAGACTATAGACTATAAGAAATTGACATAGTAGCTATGATTGCTACTATAAATTACTCCACTAATAATAATTTTGATTGGCAACACTAATATTCAATAACCCTTATTTTAGTACAACAACATTACTCTGTGCCTTAAGGGCTCCCACAAATAGCAAGATCAGTGATGGAATATACTCAAGTTTACCCCATTATCAACAAAATATTGAGAGGTGGTTTTCGATTGACTATGTCGGAAGCCTACATTCCCATTTTATCATTCAATCAACAAATAAAACATGCTTGATACATGAACTAATCTCTCATATGTACATAAATCAATAGCTACAAAACATGGCTCTAACTTTGGCAATGTAGCAGAAAAAAATTGTagattaagggtgtgtttggatagcgaaaatggaggggagggggaaggagggaagagaaagggaggtaaAGGAAGGGGAGTGGGTGCTTGGATACAATTTCCTCCCAAATCTCgtctattgtggagagattttgatttgccttggaggagggaaaatggatccctctaatctctccccctccatttccctccactcttatttgctatccaaacaagggattttaaatccccttaCTCTCCCtacctttcttttccctccaaatcactcaatccaaacataacaacaacaacaacattaccccagtgcctcaatggctcccacaaattgcggggtaaggggggtcggatgtaggcagccttacccttgtgttagcaacacaaagaggctgtttccgaattacccaagatgaaaattgcgtcgagaactgcatcgaaggaccgctACTTTACAAAAGAAAGAAGGGCAGCCACTTTAGTGAGcgattttgatttattccattataatccataaccaaagagtaatgagtctttggctccattggaaatatctCAATCCAAACATACCCTAAAAGAAATTAACATAGTTGCTACACTTGCTGGCTGCTGCTAATAATTACTCCACTAATAATTATTTTGATGGGCAACACTAATATTCAATAACACTTATTTTAGTACAATAACATTACCCTGTGCCTTAATGGCTCCGTAAAATAGCGAGCTAGGGGGTGAAATGTACACAGCTTTCTCCCCATTATCAACAAACAATGCGAGGCTATTTTCAATCAGTTGGTCTCTCTTAAGACGGTCATATACGTCTTAAGTGTAAAACGGGTCGAATACTACCCCATATAGGTAGATGGGACAGAGTTTGTCATCCCCTATGCAATCAGCTTATTGTTTCATCCccctatttgacccgttttattgTTTAAGACGGGTATCTGGTTTAATTTACCATTAAAACAATTGTGTCGAAATCATCATCGAATACTTACGACTTCACAGTAAAAAGAAGAGCAAACATTGTTACTACCAACGTAACTGCAATCATCACATCATCCTAAGCTAAACAATAAATCCCTAATCCAACATTTACCCAGATCCAACATTTTCAATCAATTGGAACAAACCCATCTTATTACTGCAGTAATAAAAGCAAATTACAGCATTAAAACCAAATTGGGCAATCTTAAAAAAAGCAATAGAAATAAATTAAAACATAAAGATTAAAAATTTATTGAATAAATTACCTAGATGATGAGAATAACCTCTGAGGAGAGATATTAGGGGTTGAATTAGGGTTACTAGAGGTAGTAAAACCAGGTAACTTTGAAGATTTACTCCCTATTGATGGAGATTTGAGGCCAAATAATTTGGAAGCGACGGCGTTTTTGGTACTGCAGGATTGTAGGGCTACTCGTGCTTTGCAACATACATTCGCCATTGTTGTAAATCTTGTTATCGAAAGGCGTTTTcactagggctgagcaaaaaatatTCGATCCGATTTTTTTTCCGAATCCGATCCGAAATCCGAATAAAAAAATCCGAATATATGGATACCATTTaaattggatatccgatccggttTTTTCCGAATAAACTGGATCGGATGTGGATTGTGATTTTCTTAAAACCGGATATCCGAATCTGATCCgaattttaaaaaattatatatataaaaaaaagaaAACTTTATGTTTAGTTTATGCGGTTTTTAGACTAGTTTTGAAATTTGTAATAAAGACTTGTAATTTATGAAATTAAGACTTGTAATTTATGCGATCGAGACTTGTAATTTATGCGATCAAGACTTATAATTTATACGATCGAAGACGCTATCTTTTTTAGTGGGTTGCAAAAtgcgaaatggaccaaaattgcTTTTAGTTTTAGTCTGCCAATAGCCCAATACCACCAGCCCCGGCGTAATTTTTACAGTAAATTTAAATCTGGATCGAATCCGGTTTCCGAAATCTGGATCTCCGATTTTTCGGATTCCAGATTTTCGGATATCCGAATTATTCGGATCGGGTGTGGATCAGGAAAAATGATAATTTTAAATTCAGATATCTGAGCCGGTTTTAAAATCTGgatcggatatccggttttgctcagccctagtttTCACAGTTTTGGGTTCTTTGAGTTCAAGCCGAGGGTTTGTTTTGGGAGTTTGgagaatcggatcgtagggttGTCTACTTGGTGGTCATGGACTCATGGGTTTTGGACTTTTGGGTAGACCCGTCATACGTGTCGTCGAGACTTGAGACTTGTGACAACCTGAGGGGTCGGGTTTCATAGGTCGGGTTAGAATCAAAATAAAGATAAAGCCATTTTTTATCATGCATTGTAGTCGAATATAATTAActttgttaagtaattgttttTTAAATTATGAGCAGCCGCTAAAACTAATGTGTGGGATATACTTAGAGGGGTCTAATATAACGAGGCAACTCGGCTTATCCCGCCCAGCTTGTCACATTGGGCTAGTTTTTAGTGGTCCACTACCAGGCACGAGCTAGCCCGACCTTGGCTCGGGGCTGGATCATTGTCGCTCTCCTCTTGGTCTGGCCCTAGTCAAGCCCGTCGACCCAATCCAAAAAAGGTTGCATAAGTCCCGCCCGCTGCATGCCCTAGCCTTAACAGTCTAACTAGCCATGCTCGGACCTAGTTTTACAATCCAGCCTCGATGTCGTGCTCGGGGTTCATCCCGTGAATTCGGCCATTGCCACCCCAAAATGTACCATTATCTTTTATTTTAGATTTCTACATTCACGATACGCGATCAAGATTGTAGTTGTGCATAATGTTATGTTGTTTCTTTTGGTGTAAAATGGTTTTTAAAGTTTTGATACTACGTACTATATTTTCTGTTTATAAATCCGTTTTACATTATACTCCTATTAGAGTAGAACCGTCTCACAGAAGACCAATTGAAGTAAGATAATAGGAGTACCTCGAAATAAGACCCGTCAAAACATatgacttaggccctgttcttttggacttaaagtcacttaatttaagttaacttcagatcctataagttcagttcagtttagttcagatcctataagttcagttcaaatcatataagttcgattcgattcgagatcctataatttcgattcgattcgagatcctataagttgattcgattcgattcgagatcctataagttgattcagaTCCTatactcacttaatttaagttcgattcgagatcctataagttcgattcgattcgattcgagatcctataagtttagttcagatcctataagttcagttaagttcagatcctataagttcagttaagttcagatcctataagttcagttcagatcctataagttgattcgattcgattcgagatcttataagttgattcgattcgagatcctataagtttcagtccaaaagaacatggccttaaCCTGTAAACCCGACCCGGTTTTTTAGGGTCAAAGACCCGTAAATCTTGACCCGCGATCCGAAAttacccgttattttagggttgaAACCCGACCCGATCCGTTCGACCTAATGGGTCAAAGATaaattaagaatattattaaaattttactccctcccagtcactatattgttcccatttgatatgggcacaatacttaaggaaaaatattaaaataggagtaaaagagttgtgtggggttggtgataggagagatggataaattattagtagttaaataaagaattgtggggccaaaacataaaggaaagtaataaaataggagtaaaagagttgtgtggggtttggtgacaaaagagagaaataaataaaataagagtaaaagtttctaaaaatagaaaggggaacattagttgaataatccgtttcgggaaagagggaacattatagtgactgggagggagtatattatataaatatagaaaatattatttttatatttttaattaaaaaattaatttaaaagtCAGTATTATACAACTTTTATAtcattaaataataaaacaattatcaaataatgaatataataacattattaatattaaatatgatTTGATTTTTTAAAAATATGTTTTTCGTCTGAAAAATAATAAAGTA from Silene latifolia isolate original U9 population chromosome 2, ASM4854445v1, whole genome shotgun sequence encodes the following:
- the LOC141644281 gene encoding uncharacterized protein LOC141644281 isoform X3, which encodes MANVCCKARVALQSCSTKNAVASKLFGLKSPSIGSKSSKLPGFTTSSNPNSTPNISPQRLFSSSRLPVELAGAQSLMPLHSATASALFTSLLSVHAQSWGSLSEGTILDDS
- the LOC141644281 gene encoding uncharacterized protein LOC141644281 isoform X4 yields the protein MANVCCKARVALQSCSTKNAVASKLFGLKSPSIGSKSSKLPGFTTSSNPNSTPNISPQRLFSSSRLPVELAGAQSLMPLHSATASALFTSLLSVHAQSWGSLSEGFATPQ
- the LOC141644281 gene encoding uncharacterized protein LOC141644281 isoform X2, which gives rise to MANVCCKARVALQSCSTKNAVASKLFGLKSPSIGSKSSKLPGFTTSSNPNSTPNISPQRLFSSSRLPVELAGAQSLMPLHSATASALFTSLLSVHAQSWGSLSEGTRDKWFVHQAWVDML
- the LOC141644281 gene encoding uncharacterized protein LOC141644281 isoform X1, with amino-acid sequence MANVCCKARVALQSCSTKNAVASKLFGLKSPSIGSKSSKLPGFTTSSNPNSTPNISPQRLFSSSRLPVELAGAQSLMPLHSATASALFTSLLSVHAQSWGSLSEGTRDKWFVHQAWVDMLFCYPTITRPSTASRREMLDS